One Nitrosopumilus piranensis genomic region harbors:
- a CDS encoding D-aminoacyl-tRNA deacylase — translation MELLVAYADDPAGHNMAKFLCKDMTRDGDVFRGKYYDLVIIPTPAISADWLEEKYDYDGFIFLSKHAAESGVLALTCHSTGNFSEAKFGGNDRQVAISHPDLQKKYLQTLRDHKSDFTEFDITIEATHHGPTALKKPTIFIEIGTTEKQWTDEQLCHRVAKLVHEVISHDIPTNPVALCFGGTHYPTKFTEQLLDGKYALGTVIPKHALDNLDEELFSHILKQNSAAKFALLDWNGLGPNKQKVLDLLESTELEVIKL, via the coding sequence ATGGAGCTGCTAGTTGCATACGCCGATGATCCTGCTGGCCACAATATGGCAAAGTTTCTTTGCAAAGATATGACTCGGGATGGAGATGTATTTCGTGGAAAGTACTATGATCTGGTAATTATTCCAACTCCTGCAATTTCTGCAGATTGGTTAGAAGAAAAATATGATTATGATGGATTTATCTTTTTATCAAAACATGCAGCTGAATCTGGTGTGCTGGCACTTACTTGCCATAGCACTGGAAATTTCTCAGAGGCAAAGTTTGGTGGAAATGACAGACAGGTAGCAATATCTCATCCAGACTTGCAAAAAAAATATCTTCAGACTCTGCGAGATCACAAGTCAGATTTTACAGAATTCGACATTACAATAGAAGCAACACATCACGGGCCAACAGCTCTCAAAAAGCCTACAATATTTATCGAAATTGGAACAACTGAAAAGCAGTGGACTGATGAGCAGCTCTGTCACAGAGTTGCAAAACTAGTTCATGAGGTAATATCTCATGACATTCCAACGAATCCAGTGGCACTGTGTTTTGGTGGAACTCATTATCCTACAAAGTTTACAGAACAACTCTTAGATGGCAAATATGCACTTGGAACAGTAATTCCAAAACATGCACTAGATAATCTTGATGAGGAGTTGTTCTCTCATATTCTCAAGCAAAACAGTGCAGCAAAGTTTGCTCTGCTGGATTGGAATGGACTTGGACCAAACAAGCAAAAAGTTCTTGACCTTCTTGAATCTACAGAACTTGAGGTAATCAAGCTTTGA
- a CDS encoding VOC family protein: MTNTLKATSMDHVNMNVRNLAKTVEFYKNLFGFEVRKEDNSPNKLDAPSKIIGNDSIKICLYEDPHVTPAGGIAHFGFHVENFEDIMQKCKELGVEVLYDGPIDFEKSRSVYIKDPTGYDIELSEVVGGGL, translated from the coding sequence ATGACAAATACTCTCAAAGCAACATCTATGGACCATGTAAACATGAATGTAAGGAACCTGGCAAAGACTGTAGAATTTTACAAAAACTTGTTTGGTTTTGAGGTTAGAAAAGAAGACAACTCTCCAAACAAACTTGATGCACCCTCAAAGATTATTGGAAATGACTCTATCAAGATTTGTCTGTATGAGGACCCGCATGTTACACCTGCTGGAGGAATTGCTCACTTTGGTTTTCACGTTGAGAACTTTGAGGACATTATGCAAAAGTGCAAGGAGCTTGGAGTTGAGGTGTTGTATGACGGTCCCATTGATTTTGAAAAATCAAGATCAGTTTACATCAAGGATCCAACTGGATACGATATTGAGTTAAGCGAAGTTGTTGGCGGCGGGCTATAA
- a CDS encoding NHL repeat-containing protein translates to MDTHQDVAQLTLQKIQDDFDIDFCIDDFDNRLHLDVTNTGASPLEFRSIWIVNQSDTNFPVTFYEIDYKDMHAPIGGTIDILDNNKLLFAQNSYDLKIVTSTGKIKSFSQKVGPIIEPGTFKGIFASAGGLTNPQGIVFGPDGGLYVASKNTDNVLRYDTITGDFDIDIFEGFISGDLDKPSAIVKDLTGNFYIAGENSDAIRKFDIAGDLVGDFVAAGSGGLDSPVDMVIGTDGNLYVASRLTDEILRYNGITGTFLSAFVTSQSGGLTNPSGIAFGPDGNLYVASDNKDAIYRYNGITGAFIDIFVTGGSGGLNKPRGITFGPDSNLYVTSEITDSVLRYNGVTGAFINTFVTDSSGGLNSPSDLAFGPDSNLYVTSEITDSVLRYNGITGAFIDIFVTGGSGGLDNPHGLLFSSGNLYVASLNTDEVIQYDSTTGLLDFVFMKAGLGLNVPSDVTFSSAGDMYVVGETSENVLKYTGGEVALSPAAFISVFVSTDSGSMNDPHSITFGPDGNLYLSSRLTDQVLRYNGVTGAFMGIFVTDGSGGLNNPTGLTFGPDDNLYVAGEINDAIFRYNGSTGAFIDVFVTSGSGSLDNPQGIVFGPDNNLYVASHNTDSIMRYNGSTGAFMEEFVTPGAGGLNNPIDVAFGPNGRLFVSNEAPNNILRFQGPGDSAGGSDNDFNCKWEP, encoded by the coding sequence GTGGATACTCATCAAGATGTTGCACAATTAACTCTTCAAAAAATACAAGATGATTTTGATATTGATTTCTGCATAGATGATTTTGACAATCGCCTACATCTAGATGTTACAAATACAGGTGCATCCCCACTTGAATTCAGGTCCATATGGATTGTAAATCAATCAGACACAAACTTTCCTGTAACTTTTTACGAAATTGATTACAAGGATATGCACGCGCCTATAGGTGGAACCATTGACATTTTAGATAACAACAAACTTTTGTTTGCACAGAATTCATATGATCTTAAAATTGTAACCAGTACTGGCAAAATAAAATCATTCTCTCAAAAAGTTGGACCTATAATTGAACCAGGAACATTCAAAGGAATATTTGCGAGTGCAGGAGGACTTACAAATCCACAAGGAATTGTATTTGGACCAGACGGAGGCCTATATGTGGCAAGTAAAAATACGGATAACGTATTGCGATATGATACAATTACGGGGGACTTTGATATTGACATATTCGAGGGATTTATCAGTGGGGATCTTGACAAACCCTCAGCCATTGTAAAAGATTTGACGGGGAATTTTTACATTGCTGGAGAAAATTCTGATGCCATCAGAAAATTTGACATAGCAGGTGATCTTGTAGGGGATTTTGTTGCAGCAGGTAGTGGTGGATTAGATTCTCCAGTTGATATGGTAATAGGTACTGATGGTAATCTATATGTGGCAAGTAGGCTCACAGATGAAATTTTGCGCTACAACGGTATAACTGGAACATTTTTGAGTGCTTTTGTTACCTCCCAAAGTGGCGGACTAACAAATCCTTCAGGTATTGCATTTGGTCCAGATGGCAACCTCTATGTTGCAAGTGACAACAAAGATGCTATATATCGTTACAACGGCATAACTGGTGCGTTTATAGATATTTTTGTAACTGGGGGTAGTGGGGGATTGAATAAACCCAGGGGAATCACATTTGGTCCAGACAGTAATCTCTATGTTACTTCTGAAATAACAGACTCTGTATTGCGTTACAATGGTGTAACTGGTGCATTCATCAATACTTTTGTAACTGACAGTAGTGGGGGATTGAACAGCCCCAGCGATTTAGCGTTTGGTCCAGACAGTAACCTCTATGTTACTTCTGAAATAACAGACTCTGTATTGCGTTACAATGGCATAACTGGTGCGTTTATAGATATTTTTGTAACTGGGGGTAGTGGGGGATTGGATAATCCACATGGATTATTATTTTCATCAGGAAATCTATATGTTGCCAGTCTAAATACTGATGAGGTCATTCAATATGATAGCACCACTGGTCTGCTCGATTTTGTATTTATGAAAGCAGGTCTTGGACTGAATGTTCCAAGCGATGTGACATTTAGTTCTGCAGGAGACATGTACGTAGTTGGTGAAACATCAGAGAATGTTCTCAAGTATACTGGTGGAGAAGTAGCTCTTTCCCCGGCAGCATTTATCAGTGTTTTTGTCAGTACAGACTCTGGTTCTATGAATGATCCTCATTCTATCACATTTGGACCAGATGGAAATCTCTACCTATCTAGCAGACTTACAGATCAAGTTCTCCGCTACAACGGTGTAACTGGTGCGTTTATGGGTATTTTTGTAACGGATGGTAGCGGCGGACTGAACAACCCTACGGGTTTAACATTTGGTCCCGATGATAATCTCTATGTAGCAGGAGAAATCAATGATGCCATATTTAGATACAACGGTTCTACTGGGGCGTTCATAGACGTGTTTGTAACCAGTGGCAGTGGTTCACTGGATAATCCACAAGGAATTGTATTTGGTCCAGACAATAATCTCTATGTAGCAAGCCATAATACAGATAGTATAATGAGATACAACGGTTCTACTGGGGCGTTTATGGAAGAGTTTGTTACTCCAGGTGCAGGGGGATTGAACAACCCAATAGATGTGGCATTTGGCCCCAACGGGCGTTTGTTTGTATCAAATGAGGCTCCAAATAATATTTTACGATTTCAAGGACCTGGAGATTCAGCAGGCGGGTCAGATAATGATTTCAACTGTAAATGGGAGCCATAA
- a CDS encoding CFI-box-CTERM domain-containing protein gives MIQPPMVYGDEKQELDRCIDRMDYCESRCISGIVCQYDQCIEDYGCEEQYVKELKEKTGMIDEQKNKGGCLIATAAHGTELSIQVQQLRELRDNKLMQTDVGTSFMDSFNAVYYSFSPTIADYQRENPIFKEMVKTILIPLLTTLSILNGVEMDSEEKVLIYGVGIIIVNIGIYFIIPPTLIWKIIKINKTKRLITAKS, from the coding sequence ATGATTCAACCCCCTATGGTCTACGGCGATGAAAAACAAGAACTTGACAGATGCATCGATAGAATGGACTATTGTGAATCAAGGTGCATTAGTGGAATTGTCTGCCAATATGACCAGTGCATAGAAGATTATGGTTGCGAAGAACAATATGTAAAAGAATTAAAAGAAAAAACTGGAATGATTGATGAGCAAAAAAACAAAGGAGGTTGTTTGATTGCAACAGCTGCACACGGAACAGAACTATCTATTCAGGTTCAACAATTACGTGAACTGCGTGACAACAAACTAATGCAGACAGATGTTGGCACAAGTTTTATGGATTCATTTAATGCAGTATACTATTCATTTAGTCCTACAATAGCTGATTATCAAAGAGAAAACCCTATCTTCAAAGAGATGGTAAAAACTATCTTGATTCCTTTGTTAACCACACTTTCAATTCTAAATGGTGTGGAGATGGATTCAGAAGAAAAAGTTTTGATCTATGGAGTTGGAATTATTATTGTAAATATTGGAATTTATTTTATAATTCCACCTACTTTGATCTGGAAAATTATAAAAATAAACAAAACAAAAAGACTGATTACTGCCAAGTCTTAA
- a CDS encoding 50S ribosomal protein L32e, which translates to MPINKEKIAKRQEAKEHNPDFKRPESWRYVRLQTGWRKPKGIDHHQRKQWSRGRPGLVKVGFGGPKEARGLHPSGFTDNLVYNLDDLSKLDPKTDGVRLGHSVGTRKRKEIVAKAVEQKFKIFNARVSVSGSKS; encoded by the coding sequence ATGCCGATCAATAAAGAAAAGATTGCAAAGAGACAGGAAGCAAAAGAACACAATCCTGATTTTAAAAGACCAGAGAGCTGGCGTTATGTTAGACTTCAAACTGGTTGGAGAAAACCAAAAGGAATTGATCATCATCAGAGAAAACAATGGAGTAGAGGTCGTCCAGGTCTAGTCAAAGTAGGATTTGGTGGACCAAAAGAAGCAAGAGGATTGCATCCTTCAGGATTTACAGATAATTTAGTTTACAATTTAGATGATTTGTCAAAACTTGATCCAAAAACAGATGGAGTAAGACTAGGTCACAGTGTTGGTACTAGAAAAAGAAAAGAGATTGTTGCAAAAGCAGTTGAACAGAAATTCAAAATTTTCAATGCGAGAGTGAGTGTAAGTGGTAGTAAATCTTAA
- a CDS encoding transcription elongation factor Spt5, whose amino-acid sequence MSEEVKSHLFAIRTTGGQEKVVMRLLEAKANANQINIQSVFWVSDLKGYVVIEAVNPSDAYMAVEGVRHIRGQLRGELEFKDIEGYLVKKSTVSTLAVDNVVEITGGPFKGMKATITRIDSEKEEATVVLLDASYQLPVTVDANYLKLSTEG is encoded by the coding sequence TTGTCTGAGGAAGTAAAATCACATTTGTTTGCAATTAGAACCACTGGTGGACAAGAAAAAGTGGTAATGAGATTATTAGAAGCAAAAGCTAACGCTAATCAAATCAACATTCAATCAGTATTTTGGGTAAGTGATCTTAAAGGATATGTCGTCATTGAAGCAGTCAATCCAAGTGATGCATACATGGCAGTAGAAGGTGTAAGACACATCCGCGGTCAATTAAGAGGGGAATTAGAGTTCAAAGATATCGAGGGATACTTGGTAAAGAAATCAACTGTATCAACACTGGCAGTAGACAATGTAGTAGAAATTACTGGTGGGCCATTCAAGGGAATGAAGGCAACAATCACCAGAATAGATTCAGAGAAAGAAGAAGCTACAGTTGTATTGCTTGATGCATCATACCAATTACCAGTAACAGTAGACGCAAACTATCTAAAACTATCAACTGAGGGTTAG
- a CDS encoding type II secretion system F family protein — MSSQKINSKKPEYNLPFIKTTKGKITILSASTGFAIMVLFFMISNQTQEILYANVGVVLGLLTGLLPYTVLEVKENSVKNKIDENIPLFLLSLVSAVESGSSLLLAIEEAANRNYGPLTPHLKNFRANISWGTPLDKAFENFSKRIGTKLAARVSILLETSINMGGDVIETLGMIQHHVTNLQNLEKERISTLKPYIITIYMSFVTFLGLTIMLIVSFFSELEIVQEQLISESTKGTALPLGIFESMMGLEVEVIKSILFHMAIIEAVLGGIVGGKISGGTYASGVKHAIIMVILTVIAFSVLRVAEII, encoded by the coding sequence TTGAGTTCACAAAAAATAAATTCTAAAAAACCTGAGTACAACTTACCATTCATCAAGACAACCAAGGGAAAGATAACCATACTTTCTGCCAGCACTGGATTTGCAATCATGGTTCTTTTCTTCATGATTTCTAACCAAACACAAGAGATTCTGTATGCAAATGTAGGAGTTGTCTTGGGATTACTAACTGGACTACTTCCATATACCGTCTTGGAGGTAAAAGAGAATTCTGTAAAAAATAAGATTGATGAAAACATTCCATTATTTCTTTTATCATTGGTAAGTGCTGTGGAAAGTGGCTCTAGTCTTTTGTTAGCAATTGAAGAGGCAGCCAACAGAAATTATGGTCCGTTAACACCCCACTTGAAAAACTTTAGAGCTAATATAAGTTGGGGAACCCCACTTGATAAGGCATTTGAAAACTTTTCAAAAAGAATAGGAACTAAGCTTGCTGCACGTGTATCGATTTTACTTGAGACATCCATTAACATGGGTGGTGATGTAATAGAAACGCTAGGTATGATACAACATCATGTTACAAACCTGCAAAATCTTGAAAAAGAAAGGATCAGCACGCTAAAACCATACATCATAACCATATACATGTCATTTGTCACATTTCTTGGATTAACAATTATGTTGATTGTTAGTTTCTTTTCTGAACTGGAAATAGTACAAGAACAGCTAATTTCAGAGAGCACAAAAGGAACTGCACTGCCCTTGGGAATTTTTGAATCCATGATGGGCCTTGAGGTTGAGGTGATCAAATCAATTCTATTCCATATGGCGATCATTGAAGCCGTTTTAGGAGGGATTGTAGGTGGTAAAATTTCCGGAGGCACATATGCATCTGGAGTAAAACATGCAATCATCATGGTGATTTTGACAGTTATTGCTTTTTCAGTTCTGCGCGTAGCAGAAATAATCTAA
- a CDS encoding type II/IV secretion system ATPase subunit — translation MESSLNQSDTDKTKSKINLSKEDALNTTKRLNKNYLDLSKLDYSDFDIYSGILKDASSESGIKYEVIEPTMSKKNIASYNELKKILMAELVIDLNELKSKQGAEKLLKQQIISIVKKYKLKIPASVLPKILYYAVRDLIYLGKIEPFLHDHMIEEISCDGSKIPIYVWHREHESIPSNVIFEDEKELEDFTRKLAYVSGKNISVAQPIVDASLPDGSRVNLTFGREITKKGSTFTIRKFRSDPITIIDLIKFNTLSSDIAAYLWYFVEKKLTMIVAGGTASGKTTTLNTLASFITPGQKIISIEDTQELNLTHTNWVPSVSRETFSGTQIAEISQFDLLRASLRQRPDIIIVGETRGKEAYTLFQAMATGHGGFSSIHADSIPSTVTRLVSEPMNVPKTLIVNTLDAILLQLKMKVHGKTVRRVIQVSELAGLDEKTGEVLLNDVFRWNPSTDQHSFTGRSVALEKIENEFGESQEDIKYELNKRKTTLDWMVKNNIVRYNEVSSNIIEFYKDPDKFYERKRILL, via the coding sequence GTGGAATCTAGTTTGAATCAAAGCGATACTGACAAAACTAAATCCAAAATTAATCTGAGTAAGGAAGATGCATTAAATACAACCAAAAGATTAAACAAAAACTATCTAGATCTATCCAAACTGGATTATTCAGATTTTGACATTTATTCAGGAATATTAAAAGATGCCAGTTCAGAATCTGGAATAAAATATGAAGTGATTGAACCTACCATGTCAAAGAAGAATATCGCATCATATAATGAATTGAAAAAAATTTTAATGGCAGAGCTTGTAATAGACCTGAACGAATTAAAAAGTAAGCAGGGAGCTGAAAAATTATTAAAACAGCAAATAATTTCGATTGTTAAAAAATACAAATTAAAGATTCCAGCATCAGTCCTCCCAAAAATTCTTTATTATGCGGTAAGGGATTTAATTTACCTAGGGAAGATTGAACCGTTTTTACATGATCATATGATTGAAGAGATCAGTTGTGATGGTTCTAAAATCCCAATATATGTATGGCACAGAGAACACGAATCAATTCCATCAAATGTAATATTTGAAGATGAGAAGGAATTAGAAGATTTTACAAGAAAGCTTGCATATGTTTCTGGAAAAAACATTTCAGTTGCTCAACCCATAGTAGATGCATCACTACCAGATGGAAGCAGAGTTAATCTTACATTTGGACGTGAAATAACAAAAAAAGGTTCCACGTTCACCATTAGAAAGTTTAGATCAGATCCAATTACAATTATAGATTTGATCAAATTCAATACATTGTCTTCAGATATTGCAGCATACCTTTGGTATTTTGTAGAAAAGAAGTTAACGATGATTGTGGCAGGCGGTACTGCAAGCGGTAAAACAACCACCCTGAACACCTTGGCTTCATTTATCACTCCAGGACAAAAGATAATCAGTATAGAAGATACTCAGGAACTTAACCTTACACATACAAACTGGGTACCGTCGGTTTCACGAGAAACTTTTTCTGGTACACAAATTGCTGAAATTTCACAATTTGATTTGTTGCGTGCATCGCTCAGGCAGAGACCAGATATAATTATTGTAGGCGAAACAAGAGGTAAGGAGGCCTATACCCTATTTCAGGCCATGGCAACTGGGCACGGGGGTTTTTCATCAATCCATGCAGACTCTATTCCATCTACAGTTACAAGACTTGTTTCGGAACCCATGAATGTTCCAAAAACGCTCATAGTAAATACGCTTGACGCAATACTATTGCAGCTTAAAATGAAGGTACACGGAAAAACCGTAAGAAGAGTGATACAAGTATCTGAACTTGCAGGACTGGATGAAAAGACTGGCGAAGTTTTGCTAAATGATGTATTTCGTTGGAATCCATCTACGGATCAACATTCATTTACGGGGCGCAGTGTAGCACTTGAAAAAATAGAAAACGAGTTTGGAGAATCTCAAGAGGATATAAAATATGAGCTAAATAAGAGAAAGACAACACTAGACTGGATGGTAAAAAATAACATTGTAAGATACAATGAAGTTTCTTCAAACATAATAGAATTTTACAAGGATCCTGACAAATTTTATGAGCGAAAACGAATCCTGTTGTGA
- a CDS encoding methylated-DNA--[protein]-cysteine S-methyltransferase: MSLEKKIYKKLLEVPKGQITTYGELAKAVGLKNGQRAVGRIMNKNPYPVIIPCHRVVMSNGKVGGYAYGEHIKTKMLHDEGIKIENGKILDWEKTIHRF, encoded by the coding sequence TTGAGTCTTGAGAAAAAGATCTACAAAAAATTACTAGAGGTCCCAAAAGGCCAAATCACAACTTATGGTGAACTTGCAAAGGCAGTTGGCCTGAAGAACGGACAAAGGGCAGTTGGAAGAATAATGAACAAGAACCCATATCCCGTAATCATTCCATGTCATAGAGTTGTAATGTCAAATGGTAAGGTTGGCGGATATGCATATGGCGAGCACATCAAAACAAAGATGCTGCATGATGAGGGAATTAAAATTGAAAATGGAAAAATTTTAGATTGGGAAAAAACCATTCATAGATTCTAA
- a CDS encoding 50S ribosomal protein L19e — MVVNLKAKKRLASRVTGVGIHRIKFDSDHLTDVADAITRENIRSLITANTIRIDSFTGTSRGRAQTKRDQRNKRGTKQGSKQGRKGARVGKKEVYVAKVRALRRLLKIAKDRKDLTNPEFWALYKKVGGNTVRNKAHLRQLMEEIVAKRAK; from the coding sequence GTGGTAGTAAATCTTAAAGCTAAGAAAAGACTGGCATCCAGAGTTACTGGTGTTGGAATTCACAGAATAAAATTTGATTCAGACCATCTTACTGATGTTGCAGATGCAATCACAAGAGAAAATATCCGCAGTCTAATTACAGCTAACACAATTAGAATCGATTCATTCACTGGAACGTCTAGAGGAAGAGCACAAACCAAAAGAGACCAAAGAAACAAGAGAGGTACCAAACAAGGTTCAAAACAAGGACGCAAAGGCGCACGTGTTGGTAAAAAAGAAGTCTATGTTGCAAAGGTCCGCGCATTGAGACGACTGCTAAAGATTGCAAAGGATAGAAAAGATCTGACTAATCCAGAATTTTGGGCACTATACAAAAAAGTAGGTGGAAACACAGTCAGAAACAAGGCCCACTTGAGACAATTAATGGAAGAGATTGTCGCAAAAAGAGCAAAGTAG
- a CDS encoding type II secretion system F family protein, with product MEKSTQPKKLTKSKVIEKKHRSTIFTISYVLLNEVIGILYTRFPNLKKTLRQTHIPVMFEAFVCTMVFVSIIATIAGVITGLTISYLLQNNEFVTSYSAIPIALGAVFGIVAFVMTYQYPQNEKLKRKSKIAEEMAYFSGYMGTLASSGLTLEGIFRTIAIEQTNEEIVKDAQHLTRDLELLGMDIENALKDLSDRSPLDTYTEFLEGIISNLEVGGNLKDYFVASGEVQLEQRKNRIREANQSLGIVTEIYTILLIVFPLLGAIMLSIMGMMSVNLYNFSIISLMNILTYVFVPAFGIIMILMIDSLIPKR from the coding sequence ATGGAAAAATCTACACAACCCAAAAAATTGACAAAATCTAAAGTCATTGAAAAAAAACATAGAAGTACAATATTCACAATAAGTTATGTTTTGCTCAATGAGGTTATTGGAATTCTTTATACTCGTTTTCCCAACTTGAAAAAAACATTGAGACAAACACACATTCCTGTGATGTTTGAAGCCTTTGTTTGCACCATGGTTTTTGTCAGCATTATCGCAACCATTGCAGGAGTAATTACAGGATTGACTATATCTTATCTGCTTCAAAACAACGAGTTTGTTACATCTTATTCTGCTATTCCTATTGCTCTTGGAGCAGTATTTGGTATTGTAGCTTTTGTGATGACATATCAATATCCACAAAATGAGAAGTTGAAACGAAAATCAAAAATTGCCGAAGAAATGGCTTATTTCTCTGGATATATGGGAACCCTTGCTTCTAGCGGTCTTACGCTTGAAGGCATTTTTAGAACCATAGCAATCGAACAAACTAATGAGGAAATTGTCAAAGACGCACAACATCTTACAAGAGATTTAGAATTACTTGGCATGGACATTGAAAATGCACTAAAGGATCTTTCAGATAGATCTCCTTTAGATACATACACTGAATTTCTTGAGGGAATAATATCGAATTTAGAAGTAGGTGGCAATCTTAAAGATTATTTTGTTGCTTCTGGTGAAGTGCAACTAGAACAACGAAAAAACAGGATTAGAGAAGCTAATCAATCATTAGGAATTGTGACAGAAATTTACACAATACTGCTTATTGTATTTCCACTTCTTGGTGCAATCATGTTATCCATTATGGGAATGATGTCGGTGAATCTTTATAATTTCAGCATAATATCTCTAATGAATATTCTTACCTATGTTTTTGTTCCTGCATTTGGAATCATAATGATACTCATGATTGATTCATTAATACCAAAGAGATGA
- a CDS encoding Lrp/AsnC family transcriptional regulator yields MKLLFELTKDGSISVPTLSKKLGINASVLYSRIKRLVKKKLIKKFTVEIDDSLLGISVKANVGINRDPKFKDEIHKKFMETPEVVSISEITGRFDIMIQVYAKNLESLHSVVIEKIGKIEGIQNTETFVELQKTDKDPVYLNELT; encoded by the coding sequence ATGAAATTACTCTTTGAGCTAACAAAAGATGGTTCCATCTCAGTACCTACACTCTCAAAGAAACTGGGAATCAATGCATCTGTGTTATACAGCCGAATAAAGAGGCTAGTAAAAAAGAAACTAATCAAGAAATTTACCGTAGAAATTGACGACTCTCTATTGGGAATTAGTGTCAAAGCAAATGTTGGAATTAATAGAGATCCAAAGTTCAAAGACGAAATTCACAAAAAATTCATGGAAACTCCCGAAGTTGTCTCAATATCTGAGATTACAGGCAGATTTGATATTATGATCCAAGTATATGCAAAGAACTTGGAGTCACTTCACTCAGTAGTGATTGAGAAGATTGGAAAAATTGAAGGCATTCAAAATACAGAGACCTTTGTGGAATTACAAAAGACAGACAAAGATCCAGTCTATCTTAATGAATTAACATGA
- a CDS encoding 50S ribosomal protein L11, producing the protein MGEQKISSLVTGGAASAGPPLGPALGPLGVNIMEVINAINDKTKDFEGMKVPVTVIVDSDTKKYEIEIGIPSAAALIMKEAGIQKGSGASGTEWAGDVTMDSIVKVANTKLEKSYASSIKSVAKTIIGTCVALGVKVEGKTPKEITAEINEGKWDEKFQ; encoded by the coding sequence ATGGGAGAACAAAAAATATCATCACTTGTAACAGGCGGAGCAGCATCAGCAGGTCCACCTTTGGGTCCAGCACTAGGTCCGCTTGGCGTCAACATCATGGAAGTTATCAATGCAATTAATGATAAAACCAAAGACTTTGAGGGAATGAAAGTTCCAGTTACAGTAATTGTTGATAGCGACACAAAAAAGTATGAGATTGAAATTGGTATCCCATCAGCAGCTGCACTAATCATGAAGGAGGCAGGAATCCAGAAAGGTTCTGGTGCTTCTGGAACTGAATGGGCAGGAGACGTTACAATGGATTCAATAGTCAAAGTTGCAAATACAAAACTTGAGAAATCCTATGCATCATCAATAAAGTCAGTTGCAAAAACCATCATTGGTACATGTGTAGCTTTAGGAGTCAAAGTAGAAGGAAAGACTCCAAAAGAGATTACAGCTGAAATCAATGAAGGTAAATGGGATGAGAAATTCCAGTAA
- a CDS encoding protein translocase SEC61 complex subunit gamma codes for MNPRQTLKNMANTMKMAKKPDKDEYQQHLRLVLLGIGGVGAIGFTIQFVFSVITFGR; via the coding sequence ATGAACCCAAGACAGACTTTGAAGAACATGGCAAATACCATGAAAATGGCCAAAAAACCAGACAAAGATGAGTATCAACAGCATCTTAGATTGGTATTATTAGGAATAGGTGGCGTCGGAGCTATTGGATTTACAATACAGTTTGTCTTTTCGGTGATTACATTTGGTAGGTAA